From the Spiroplasma sp. BIUS-1 genome, one window contains:
- the ispG gene encoding flavodoxin-dependent (E)-4-hydroxy-3-methylbut-2-enyl-diphosphate synthase, protein MINRINTRKVMVGNIEIGGNNEVVIQSMTTTKTHNVKETLEQINSLYKEGCQIVRVAVLGIDDANSLKEIVDNSPVPIVADIHFNYKFALIAADAGCSKIRINPGNIGIEENTIAVVEKCKEKNIPIRIGVNSGSLPKKMVAQYGWTAKAMVESLREHIEILEKYDFKNIIYSLKATDPLMAIEAYELASENWDYPAHLGITEAGSLLNGAIKSSFGLGYLLQKGIGSTIRISLSEDPVEEIKVAKRLLNSLGLFHNMVEVIACPTCGRLEFGLRDVVREVEEFVEELQFPLKVAILGCVVNGPGEASQADIGIAGGNKGGIIFKKGKIFKTVEQNQLVPELKELILEYYEEWKKVQ, encoded by the coding sequence ATGATAAATAGAATTAACACTAGAAAAGTAATGGTTGGTAATATTGAAATTGGTGGAAATAACGAAGTTGTTATACAATCAATGACTACAACAAAAACCCATAATGTAAAAGAAACTTTAGAACAAATTAATTCACTTTATAAAGAAGGATGTCAAATAGTTAGAGTTGCTGTTCTGGGTATTGATGATGCAAATTCTTTAAAAGAAATTGTAGATAATTCTCCTGTACCAATAGTTGCAGATATACATTTTAATTACAAGTTCGCTTTAATAGCAGCCGATGCTGGATGTTCAAAAATCAGAATTAATCCAGGAAATATTGGTATTGAAGAAAATACAATAGCTGTTGTAGAAAAGTGTAAAGAAAAAAATATTCCAATAAGAATTGGTGTCAACTCAGGAAGTTTGCCAAAAAAAATGGTTGCACAATATGGTTGAACAGCAAAGGCTATGGTTGAATCATTAAGAGAACACATAGAAATATTAGAAAAGTATGATTTTAAAAATATAATTTATTCTCTAAAAGCAACAGATCCTTTGATGGCAATTGAAGCTTATGAATTGGCAAGCGAAAACTGAGATTATCCAGCTCACTTAGGTATAACTGAAGCTGGTAGTTTGTTAAACGGGGCTATAAAATCAAGTTTTGGTTTAGGTTACTTACTTCAAAAAGGAATTGGAAGTACAATAAGAATTAGTTTGAGTGAAGATCCAGTTGAGGAAATAAAAGTTGCCAAAAGATTATTAAACTCTCTAGGACTATTCCACAATATGGTAGAAGTTATTGCTTGTCCAACATGTGGTAGACTTGAATTTGGTCTAAGAGATGTGGTTAGAGAAGTTGAAGAATTTGTCGAAGAGCTTCAGTTCCCTTTAAAAGTTGCAATACTTGGTTGTGTTGTTAACGGACCAGGAGAAGCAAGTCAAGCAGATATAGGTATTGCTGGTGGTAATAAAGGTGGAATAATTTTTAAAAAAGGTAAGATCTTTAAAACTGTTGAGCAAAACCAATTAGTTCCAGAATTAAAAGAATTGATATTAGAATATTATGAAGAATGAAAAAAAGTGCAATAG
- a CDS encoding ScpA family protein, with the protein MNKWNEIQLNNFNGPLDLLLHLIKEKEMDIMDINLLELSSQYISYIKEYEMLDIEIASEYLVMAAYLIELKSKLLIPKEEVEVDSNYEQQERDELIRRLMEYHKIKEVTNFFKTKQEDFLKTFSKSKSIIKIAKIDDDKLPLAENTIDIEKFSNIFLRAIEKNKFKKMEVNTITSEEVSPEEVAEEIKLFLKNNNIDEIELGKLIEIKEFSIRMMVATFLAVLDLAAKKFITLSQKNEEVIVKYLG; encoded by the coding sequence ATGAATAAATGAAATGAAATACAATTGAATAACTTTAATGGACCTTTAGACTTGTTATTACATTTAATAAAAGAAAAAGAAATGGATATAATGGATATCAATCTTTTAGAGTTATCATCTCAATACATTTCTTATATTAAAGAGTATGAAATGTTAGATATTGAAATAGCAAGTGAATACCTTGTTATGGCAGCTTATTTAATTGAGTTAAAATCAAAACTTTTAATACCAAAAGAAGAAGTTGAAGTTGATTCAAACTACGAACAACAAGAAAGAGATGAATTAATCAGAAGATTAATGGAATATCACAAAATTAAAGAGGTTACAAACTTCTTTAAAACAAAACAAGAAGACTTTTTAAAAACATTTAGTAAATCAAAAAGTATTATTAAAATTGCCAAAATTGATGATGATAAACTACCATTGGCAGAAAACACAATTGATATAGAAAAATTTTCAAATATATTCTTGAGAGCTATTGAAAAAAACAAGTTCAAGAAAATGGAAGTAAACACAATAACTTCAGAAGAAGTTTCTCCTGAAGAAGTTGCTGAAGAAATTAAACTATTTTTAAAAAATAATAATATTGATGAAATTGAACTTGGAAAACTTATTGAAATAAAAGAATTTTCAATAAGAATGATGGTAGCTACATTTTTAGCGGTTTTAGATCTTGCTGCAAAAAAATTTATCACACTTTCTCAAAAGAATGAAGAAGTTATTGTAAAATATTTAGGTTAG
- the scpB gene encoding SMC-Scp complex subunit ScpB, translating into MDNNKKMAIAEGLLFVNGDEGTTVEDLQFILGDVSQDEIEVLIDDLIQKYNNDNASGLSIQKFAKNKYRMITKKENSEFYTKLANVKTESKLSTASIETLSIIAYKGPISRANVEDIRGVNCETIFYKLKLRNLIEEAGKSEEVGKPMLYKVTEDFLKYFNLNSLDELPKLKESIEEEKDIFNRGE; encoded by the coding sequence ATGGATAATAATAAAAAAATGGCAATTGCTGAAGGTTTACTTTTTGTAAATGGTGATGAGGGTACAACAGTAGAGGATTTACAGTTTATTTTAGGTGATGTCAGTCAAGATGAAATTGAAGTTTTAATTGATGATTTAATCCAAAAATATAATAATGATAATGCTTCTGGATTGAGCATTCAAAAATTTGCAAAAAATAAATACAGAATGATAACTAAAAAAGAGAATTCTGAATTTTATACAAAACTTGCAAATGTTAAAACAGAATCAAAATTATCTACAGCAAGCATTGAGACTTTATCTATAATTGCTTACAAAGGTCCAATTTCAAGAGCTAATGTTGAAGACATTAGAGGAGTAAATTGTGAAACAATATTTTATAAATTAAAGTTAAGAAATTTAATTGAAGAAGCTGGTAAATCTGAAGAGGTTGGAAAACCAATGCTTTATAAAGTTACAGAAGACTTCTTGAAGTATTTCAATTTAAATAGTTTAGATGAACTTCCTAAACTAAAAGAGTCAATAGAAGAAGAAAAAGATATTTTCAATAGAGGTGAATAA
- a CDS encoding pseudouridine synthase, whose product MEERLQKIIATRGYCSRRRAEELIAQGRVKVNGQVITELGSKFDTNVNIDINNKTVSEVKEKVYYLFNKPRLVLTTMHDPKDRKTVAEYFKGSKLRVYPVGRLDYDVSGALIMTNDGEFANFVMHPKYEFRKTYQALCNGKVHKYQIKELVDGVIIDDDYKTKAIQARLLKYDEEYDESVIELTIAEGRKHHVKKMLIAADIYLKKLKRTQIEFLTIDDLPIGKFRELKAHEIKQFYGIYNSLKVKRGK is encoded by the coding sequence ATGGAAGAAAGATTGCAAAAAATTATCGCCACTAGGGGATATTGTTCAAGAAGAAGAGCAGAAGAGTTAATAGCTCAAGGTAGAGTTAAAGTTAATGGTCAAGTAATTACAGAATTAGGTTCAAAATTTGATACTAATGTAAACATTGATATTAACAATAAAACAGTAAGTGAAGTAAAAGAAAAAGTTTATTACTTGTTTAATAAACCAAGATTGGTTTTAACAACAATGCATGATCCAAAGGATAGAAAAACAGTTGCAGAATACTTTAAAGGTTCTAAACTTAGAGTTTATCCAGTAGGAAGGTTAGACTATGATGTTTCTGGAGCGCTTATTATGACAAATGATGGTGAATTTGCAAACTTTGTAATGCATCCAAAATATGAATTTAGAAAAACTTATCAAGCGCTTTGTAACGGTAAAGTTCACAAGTATCAAATAAAAGAACTTGTGGATGGAGTTATAATTGATGATGACTATAAAACAAAAGCAATACAAGCTAGATTATTAAAATATGATGAAGAATACGATGAATCTGTAATTGAATTAACAATTGCAGAAGGTAGAAAACACCATGTTAAAAAAATGCTGATTGCAGCAGATATTTATTTAAAAAAATTAAAAAGAACTCAAATTGAGTTCTTAACAATTGATGACTTACCAATAGGTAAATTCAGAGAACTAAAAGCACATGAAATAAAACAATTTTATGGAATATATAATTCATTGAAAGTTAAAAGGGGTAAATAA
- a CDS encoding deoxynucleoside kinase: MRIAIFGTVGAGKSTVSEEISKKLGYEIFPEPIDNNPYFDDYYKDMEANVFKMQIYMLTARSQQLIEARTLENVIFDRTILEDPIFVAVNHELKTMNDVDYKTYTDFYEHVVIPNLSHRAKFDLVIYLKVSTDKAIERIKERGRNQELDTPREYWETLNQKYDDFFERRKHMFDFLVVDAETDNLEEKMEIIMDKIYDLDPTLKK, encoded by the coding sequence ATGAGAATAGCTATTTTTGGAACAGTAGGAGCAGGAAAATCTACTGTAAGTGAAGAGATATCAAAAAAATTGGGATATGAAATATTTCCTGAACCAATAGATAATAATCCATATTTTGATGATTATTATAAAGATATGGAAGCAAATGTATTTAAAATGCAAATCTATATGCTAACAGCAAGAAGTCAACAATTAATTGAAGCTAGAACTTTAGAAAATGTAATTTTTGACAGAACAATTTTGGAAGATCCAATATTCGTTGCTGTTAACCATGAATTAAAAACAATGAATGATGTGGATTACAAAACATATACAGATTTTTATGAACATGTTGTAATTCCAAATTTATCACATAGAGCAAAATTTGATTTAGTAATATATTTAAAAGTTTCAACAGATAAAGCTATTGAAAGAATAAAAGAAAGAGGAAGAAACCAAGAGTTAGATACTCCAAGAGAATATTGAGAAACTCTAAATCAAAAATATGATGATTTCTTTGAAAGAAGAAAACATATGTTTGACTTCCTTGTAGTTGATGCAGAAACTGACAACTTAGAAGAAAAAATGGAAATAATTATGGATAAAATTTATGATTTAGATCCTACATTGAAAAAATAA
- a CDS encoding YebC/PmpR family DNA-binding transcriptional regulator, with the protein MGRAHEVRKASMEKTAAMKSAIYGRASKEIYMAAKAGSKDPEANLALRSAIDKAKSKQVPADVIQRAIKKAEGGDADNYTSNRYEGYGPGNSMIIVDSLTNNVNRAIAEIRDAFNKNGGKIANSGAVSHSFQASSVFVFEGKSVEEVLELLMETDCEVNDVVEENGLTVVYAPFQAFNAVKTALDNAGIKEYKMAETTMLADEMMTITDAEEKAKFDKLMDKLNELEDVQDVYHNVED; encoded by the coding sequence ATGGGAAGAGCACATGAAGTTAGAAAAGCAAGTATGGAAAAAACTGCTGCAATGAAGTCAGCAATTTATGGAAGAGCTTCAAAAGAAATTTATATGGCTGCAAAAGCTGGAAGTAAAGATCCTGAAGCAAATCTAGCACTAAGAAGTGCAATTGATAAAGCAAAGTCTAAACAAGTTCCTGCAGATGTTATCCAAAGAGCTATTAAAAAAGCTGAAGGTGGAGATGCAGATAACTATACTTCAAACAGATATGAAGGATATGGTCCAGGAAACTCAATGATAATTGTAGATTCATTAACAAATAATGTTAATAGAGCAATTGCAGAAATTAGAGATGCATTTAATAAAAATGGTGGGAAAATTGCAAACAGTGGAGCTGTTTCACATTCATTCCAAGCATCAAGTGTTTTTGTTTTTGAAGGAAAATCAGTGGAAGAAGTTTTAGAATTATTAATGGAAACAGATTGTGAAGTAAATGACGTTGTTGAAGAAAATGGTTTAACAGTTGTTTATGCTCCATTCCAAGCTTTCAATGCTGTTAAAACAGCTTTAGATAATGCTGGTATAAAAGAATACAAAATGGCTGAAACTACAATGTTGGCAGATGAAATGATGACAATTACTGACGCTGAAGAAAAAGCTAAATTTGATAAATTAATGGATAAACTAAATGAACTAGAAGATGTTCAAGACGTTTATCACAACGTTGAAGATTAA
- a CDS encoding M13 family metallopeptidase produces MSKIRAQDNFFDHINKDWIDSTELPSGYPSWGSFEMLHKKSIDDIKEMIMEFKVKTNDLNSDQEKIVNLFNNYLNQEERNKQGIEPIKEIISEIDSLKDKNEFTQFLIDVFKKFNISYFHSKGIDSDFKNSNVRALMIGSMGLGMSDRDFYDESHPRHKEIKEAYKVYLEDIAKTSKIEFYTNKIFDLVYNFEKEISQSMLKQEELRSPENIYNVVSIKDLNNYCSFINWDSYLTQTGYSKAEVLILSEPKFMEKLNEMLTAISLDDLKDFMKIKTVVAYSSILSLDLYQINFNYSSVFSGVKEMKPEIDRAVEFTNSRLGELLGQEYVKKHFSKEAKEDVLSMVNDLIRIYSNRIKNLEWMSQTTKDKAIDKLNSFTVKIGYPDKFEDYSKIEIRSYEQGGSLYENMKNLSKYFLEKELREINLPVDKTKWYMDPQTVNAYYNPTSNEICFPAGILQKPFYDINEPRAKNLGGIGAVIGHEVSHGFDDEGSKFDKNGNFENWWTEDDYKQYSLRTEKLVEQYNKYEINGTNVNGKLTLGENIGDLSGVAAALDICKEQCPEDIKLFFENYATVWMRKSTDELKNTRLLIDPHSPEEFRCNGVLINIDEFHDVYETQPGDGMYLEKEKRIKIW; encoded by the coding sequence ATGTCAAAAATAAGAGCACAAGATAATTTTTTTGATCACATTAATAAAGATTGAATTGATAGTACAGAATTACCAAGTGGATATCCTTCATGAGGTAGTTTTGAAATGCTACATAAAAAATCAATTGACGATATCAAAGAAATGATAATGGAGTTTAAAGTAAAAACTAATGATTTAAACTCAGATCAAGAGAAAATAGTTAATTTATTTAATAACTATTTAAACCAAGAAGAAAGAAACAAACAAGGAATAGAACCAATTAAAGAGATTATTTCAGAAATTGATTCTTTAAAAGATAAAAATGAGTTTACACAATTTTTAATTGATGTATTTAAAAAGTTTAATATTTCTTATTTCCATTCTAAAGGAATTGATTCTGATTTTAAAAACAGTAATGTAAGAGCGTTAATGATTGGATCAATGGGTTTAGGGATGTCAGATAGAGATTTTTATGATGAATCTCACCCAAGACACAAAGAAATTAAAGAAGCATATAAAGTTTATTTAGAAGATATTGCAAAAACTTCAAAAATTGAATTTTATACAAATAAAATTTTTGATTTAGTTTATAACTTTGAAAAAGAAATTTCTCAAAGTATGTTAAAACAAGAAGAATTAAGAAGTCCAGAAAACATATATAACGTAGTTTCTATTAAAGATTTAAATAATTATTGTTCTTTCATAAACTGAGATAGTTATTTAACACAAACAGGATATTCTAAAGCAGAAGTTTTAATTCTTTCAGAACCTAAGTTTATGGAAAAATTAAACGAAATGCTAACAGCAATAAGCTTGGATGACTTAAAAGACTTTATGAAAATAAAAACAGTAGTTGCTTACTCTTCAATTTTAAGTTTAGATCTTTACCAAATTAACTTTAACTACTCTAGTGTATTTAGTGGTGTAAAAGAAATGAAACCAGAAATTGATAGAGCTGTAGAATTTACAAACTCAAGACTTGGTGAACTTTTAGGACAAGAATATGTTAAAAAACATTTCTCAAAAGAAGCTAAAGAAGATGTTTTATCAATGGTTAATGACTTAATAAGAATTTATTCAAATAGAATTAAAAATTTAGAATGAATGAGTCAAACAACAAAAGATAAAGCAATTGATAAACTAAATTCATTTACAGTTAAAATTGGTTATCCAGACAAATTTGAAGATTACTCTAAAATTGAAATAAGAAGTTACGAGCAAGGTGGAAGTTTATATGAAAATATGAAAAATCTATCTAAATATTTCTTAGAAAAAGAATTAAGAGAAATTAACTTACCAGTTGATAAAACAAAATGATATATGGATCCACAAACTGTGAATGCATATTACAACCCTACTTCAAATGAAATTTGTTTCCCTGCTGGGATTCTTCAAAAACCATTTTATGACATTAATGAACCAAGAGCTAAAAATTTAGGTGGTATTGGTGCTGTAATTGGTCATGAAGTAAGTCATGGTTTTGACGATGAAGGAAGTAAATTTGATAAAAATGGAAACTTCGAAAATTGATGAACTGAAGATGACTATAAACAATATAGTTTAAGAACAGAAAAATTAGTGGAACAATACAACAAGTATGAAATAAACGGAACTAATGTAAATGGTAAATTAACATTAGGAGAAAATATTGGGGACTTAAGTGGAGTTGCAGCTGCTTTAGATATTTGTAAAGAACAATGTCCAGAAGATATTAAATTATTCTTTGAAAATTATGCAACTGTTTGAATGAGAAAATCTACAGATGAGTTAAAAAATACAAGATTATTAATTGATCCTCATTCACCAGAAGAGTTCAGATGTAATGGAGTTTTAATTAATATAGATGAATTCCATGATGTTTACGAAACTCAACCTGGAGATGGAATGTATTTAGAAAAAGAAAAAAGAATTAAAATTTGATAA
- a CDS encoding fructose-bisphosphatase class II family protein, producing the protein MNRDIVLLRTVEVAAIASYKYIGKKDKDLVDKAAVEAFEVMLKNEKGFKLKVVNGEGELDQAPMLFVGQLLGDLEDPSVMTYDVSVDPVEGTHPAAYNFAGSISTIAFSKENTMLQLPEMYMEKLFVSTEFKDQIDLKKGIIHCIKTMQEYSKRKDLKCIILDKQRHKDIIQKMNDMGIIVRLIQDGDVLAAIDVVNGDADFVYGIGGAPEGSLMAALAISAECKMQSKLVRYEEIWPNEQETESRKEKEKAWLDKYNLDFDSILEDLDLVADHRARFFAAGLTAGGSLKPVDYKNGKFYVNAFMSSHGIVRNFNSVYDVKKVNDLKPEIKFLFDKYKR; encoded by the coding sequence ATGAACAGAGATATCGTCTTATTAAGAACTGTAGAAGTTGCTGCCATAGCTTCTTATAAATATATTGGTAAAAAAGATAAAGATTTAGTTGATAAAGCTGCAGTAGAAGCTTTTGAAGTAATGTTAAAAAATGAAAAAGGTTTTAAACTTAAAGTTGTTAATGGAGAAGGTGAATTAGACCAAGCTCCAATGTTATTTGTTGGACAACTTTTAGGAGACTTAGAAGACCCAAGTGTTATGACTTATGATGTAAGTGTAGATCCAGTAGAAGGGACCCATCCAGCTGCCTACAACTTTGCTGGAAGTATTTCAACAATTGCTTTTTCAAAAGAAAACACTATGTTACAACTTCCGGAAATGTATATGGAAAAACTTTTTGTAAGTACAGAATTTAAAGATCAAATAGATTTAAAAAAAGGAATAATTCATTGTATTAAAACAATGCAAGAATATTCAAAAAGAAAAGATTTAAAATGTATTATTCTTGATAAACAAAGACACAAAGATATCATTCAAAAAATGAATGATATGGGAATTATTGTTAGACTTATTCAAGATGGAGATGTTTTAGCAGCAATTGATGTTGTAAATGGAGATGCTGATTTTGTTTACGGTATTGGTGGAGCGCCTGAAGGTTCTTTAATGGCAGCTCTTGCAATTTCTGCTGAGTGCAAAATGCAATCTAAACTAGTTAGATATGAAGAAATATGACCAAATGAACAAGAAACCGAATCAAGAAAAGAAAAAGAAAAAGCTTGATTAGATAAATATAATTTGGATTTTGATTCAATATTAGAAGATCTTGATTTAGTTGCAGATCACAGAGCTAGATTCTTTGCGGCAGGTTTAACTGCTGGTGGTAGTTTAAAACCTGTAGATTATAAAAATGGGAAGTTTTATGTAAATGCATTTATGTCTTCACATGGAATAGTTAGAAATTTCAATTCTGTTTATGATGTTAAAAAAGTTAATGATTTAAAACCAGAAATTAAGTTTTTATTTGATAAATACAAAAGATAG
- a CDS encoding inorganic diphosphatase yields MENNVIKMIVEIPKGSSNKYEYDINTNEISLDRVLYGANFYPGEYGFVPNTLDWDGDPLDVISLVTYPTLPGVGVNVRILGSIKMIDAGEIDTKLFGVFADDRRFDDYKTLNDVPQHLKDEIENFFLQYKALQKKEVKINGWGSAEEAMHELKECTERYAEYKERYSKPGGKEEIMAEWKEKGLGQG; encoded by the coding sequence ATGGAAAACAACGTAATTAAAATGATAGTTGAAATACCAAAAGGTAGTTCAAACAAATACGAATACGATATCAATACTAACGAAATTAGTTTAGACAGAGTATTATATGGAGCAAACTTTTATCCAGGAGAATATGGTTTTGTACCAAACACTCTTGACTGAGATGGAGATCCATTAGATGTTATAAGTCTTGTAACTTACCCTACTCTTCCAGGAGTTGGAGTTAACGTAAGAATCTTAGGTTCAATCAAAATGATCGATGCAGGAGAAATAGATACAAAACTATTTGGAGTTTTTGCAGATGATAGAAGATTTGATGACTACAAAACTTTAAATGATGTACCACAACATTTAAAAGATGAAATCGAAAACTTCTTCTTACAATACAAAGCATTACAAAAAAAAGAAGTTAAGATTAATGGTTGAGGATCAGCTGAAGAAGCTATGCATGAATTAAAAGAATGTACAGAAAGATATGCTGAATACAAAGAAAGATATTCTAAACCTGGTGGAAAAGAAGAAATAATGGCCGAATGAAAAGAAAAAGGATTAGGTCAAGGATAA
- a CDS encoding ECF transporter S component, which yields MENVYGFWNHKYDFSELNKYNYKEVLKDTFKLDIKRVSILAMLFALEIVLTVINKYTLGFLTLGFFTIEVSFVGVLFIYLSSNILYASLLGVLANCLRLALGSDPVGILIMSLLDVTFLIFFATIFFFLKKYWLLKVKSKNQIKYYIAIIVITGLIATFITSGFALLYNDTFIFEMYRKLYGDVIPQKNTTEWYSLLLASMGVTIAKFAFSIILFSFCIKPLVNLINKHLI from the coding sequence ATGGAAAATGTATATGGTTTTTGAAATCACAAATACGACTTTTCAGAACTTAATAAATATAACTATAAAGAGGTTTTGAAAGATACATTTAAATTAGATATTAAAAGAGTTTCAATTTTAGCAATGTTATTTGCTTTAGAAATTGTTTTAACAGTAATAAACAAATACACATTAGGTTTTCTTACTTTGGGCTTTTTCACAATCGAAGTGTCCTTTGTAGGTGTTTTGTTCATCTATTTATCGTCAAATATTTTATATGCTTCTTTATTAGGAGTTTTGGCAAATTGTTTAAGATTAGCTTTAGGATCAGATCCAGTTGGTATTCTAATAATGAGTTTGCTAGATGTTACATTTTTAATTTTCTTTGCAACAATATTCTTTTTTTTGAAAAAGTATTGGCTTTTGAAAGTTAAAAGTAAAAATCAAATAAAGTATTACATTGCAATAATTGTTATAACAGGTTTAATAGCTACATTTATTACATCTGGCTTTGCATTGCTTTACAATGATACTTTTATATTTGAAATGTACAGAAAATTATATGGTGATGTAATACCCCAAAAGAACACAACAGAGTGATATTCTCTATTATTAGCTTCAATGGGTGTTACTATTGCTAAATTTGCATTTAGTATTATTTTATTTTCATTTTGTATAAAACCATTGGTTAACTTAATAAATAAACATTTAATTTAG
- a CDS encoding ECF transporter S component — MENKNHDIPEHDDHLEEKKDHYHEEHHFDALGNHDDINDEDFHWKNSLFTSRRNLTFKITLTGVFLALAIAISAFEMSMEAVLDKIQFQGVSIPFRILDLMVITLSLSALGPIFASLIGFIAPFIHLADGFHNPLSVVIDCGGYFVSIWVIWFFYYFVFRNSSIHKHPIKSVDRFKRWTPMVAYVPIMTIVYTVIVFGIIYLNSLVGHDHDTFMKSVSMYHADHDHGHESWNEVIEHMGLFIGIISAIELARFSICYSLFAVIEPKVKQLNHYYK; from the coding sequence ATGGAAAATAAAAATCACGATATACCAGAGCACGATGATCATTTAGAAGAAAAAAAAGATCATTATCATGAAGAACACCACTTTGATGCTCTAGGAAATCACGATGATATAAATGATGAAGATTTTCATTGAAAAAATAGTTTATTTACAAGTAGAAGAAATTTAACTTTTAAAATTACATTAACAGGAGTGTTTTTAGCATTAGCAATAGCTATTTCAGCTTTTGAAATGTCAATGGAAGCTGTTTTGGATAAAATTCAGTTTCAAGGAGTTTCAATACCATTTAGAATATTGGATTTAATGGTAATAACTTTATCTTTATCTGCACTAGGACCAATATTTGCAAGTTTAATAGGTTTTATAGCACCTTTTATTCATCTTGCAGATGGTTTTCATAACCCGTTATCAGTTGTAATAGATTGTGGTGGATATTTTGTATCTATATGAGTAATTTGATTTTTCTATTACTTTGTATTTAGAAATTCAAGTATTCATAAACACCCAATAAAGAGTGTTGATAGATTTAAAAGATGAACACCAATGGTTGCATATGTTCCAATTATGACAATAGTTTATACTGTTATTGTTTTTGGAATAATTTACCTAAATTCATTAGTGGGTCATGATCACGATACATTCATGAAAAGTGTTTCTATGTATCATGCAGACCATGATCATGGACATGAAAGTTGAAATGAAGTAATTGAACATATGGGATTATTTATTGGAATCATTTCTGCAATTGAACTTGCAAGATTTTCAATTTGTTATTCACTGTTTGCAGTAATTGAACCTAAAGTTAAACAATTAAATCACTATTATAAGTAA
- a CDS encoding rod shape-determining protein has protein sequence MAGKKPVYVSMDLGTAYTLVYIEGQGIVYNEPSIVAYRIKENKIVAVGAEAYKMIGKGNKNLRIVRPMVDGVITDIKATQAQLNYIFAKLRLEKALRGCVMLLACPSAITELEKSALKKIALNLGASSVFIEEEVKMAALGGGVNIYAPTGNLIVDMGGGTTDVAVISSGDIVLSKSVKIAGNYLNEEILKFVRAQYGMEIGIKTAETIKISIGSLAKHSDEKSMKVYGRDVVSGLPREIEITPEEMREVLKVPLSRIIELVVQVLEATPAELAGDIFRNGVILCGGTALIKGIAKYFGDTLQLPTKVGESPLLAVINGTKKYESEVFEQLRAEKNELDY, from the coding sequence ATGGCAGGAAAAAAACCAGTATATGTTTCTATGGATTTAGGAACAGCTTATACTTTAGTGTACATTGAAGGTCAAGGAATTGTATATAACGAACCTTCAATCGTAGCATACAGAATTAAAGAAAATAAAATTGTTGCAGTTGGAGCAGAAGCTTACAAAATGATAGGTAAAGGTAATAAAAACCTAAGAATTGTTAGACCAATGGTTGACGGAGTTATTACTGATATCAAAGCTACTCAAGCACAATTAAACTACATCTTTGCAAAATTAAGATTAGAAAAAGCTTTAAGAGGATGTGTTATGTTATTAGCTTGTCCTTCAGCAATTACAGAATTAGAAAAATCAGCACTTAAAAAAATCGCACTTAACTTAGGTGCTTCAAGTGTATTTATTGAAGAAGAAGTAAAAATGGCGGCTTTAGGTGGTGGAGTTAATATCTACGCACCAACAGGAAACTTAATCGTTGACATGGGTGGGGGAACAACAGACGTTGCTGTTATCTCATCAGGAGATATAGTTCTTTCAAAATCAGTTAAAATAGCTGGTAACTACTTAAACGAAGAAATCTTAAAATTCGTAAGAGCACAATATGGTATGGAAATCGGTATCAAAACAGCTGAAACAATTAAAATCAGCATTGGATCATTGGCAAAACATTCAGATGAAAAATCAATGAAAGTTTACGGACGTGACGTTGTTTCTGGATTACCAAGAGAAATCGAAATTACACCAGAAGAAATGAGAGAAGTATTAAAAGTTCCTTTATCAAGAATTATTGAATTAGTAGTTCAAGTTCTTGAAGCAACACCAGCTGAATTAGCTGGAGATATCTTCAGAAATGGAGTTATCTTATGTGGTGGAACAGCATTGATTAAAGGTATTGCAAAATACTTCGGTGATACTTTACAATTACCAACAAAAGTTGGAGAATCACCTTTATTAGCTGTTATTAACGGAACAAAAAAATATGAATCAGAAGTTTTTGAGCAATTAAGAGCTGAAAAAAACGAATTAGATTACTAG